Within the Sulfuriferula thiophila genome, the region GTATCGTCATTGTCATCATCGTGCTGACAAATGCAATCATCGGTTTCGTTCAGGAATTTCGCGCAGAACGCGCTATGGCCGCCTTACACGCCATGGCTGCAGCGAATGCCAGCGTGATGCGCAACGGGGAAGCCATGACATTACCCGCGAGCGAGATTGTGCCTGGCGATATCGTCATACTGGAAGCAGGCAATGTTGTGCCTGCCAATCTGCGCCTGCTGGAAGTGGCCCAACTGAAAATTGATGAAGCGGCCTTAACCGGTGAATCACTGGCGGCTGAAAAAAATATCCAGGCTTTGTCTGGTGCATCGTCAGCACTGGGCGACCGGAAAAATATCGCCTATAAAGGCACGGTAGTCACTTATGGCCGGGCACGCGGAGTCGCTGTCGCAACGGGTATGCATACGGAGCTGGGCAGAATTGCCACATCGCTACAGGAAATTGGTGACCTCAAAACCCCACTACAGCAGCGCCTGGCCAGATTCAGCAAACGCTTGGCATTAATTGTACTGGCGATCTGCGCCATTGTATTCGTAGTGGGGGTAATGCGTGGTGAACCCGTCGTGCTGATGTTCCTCACTGCCATGAGCCTGGCTGTGGCGGCAATTCCGGAAGCATTGCCCGCTGTGGTCACGATTGCGCTGGCACTGGGTGCGCACAAGATGGTGAAACAACATGCGCTGATTCGCCGTTTGCCGGCAGTTGAGACCCTGGGTTCGGTCACCTATATTTGTTCTGACAAAACCGGCACGCTCACCCAGAACAAAATGCAGGTAGAAGAAATTTTCGTCGATGGCCAGTTATTGCGGGACTGGCACAACATGATGCTCGGCGATACCCATAAATTACTGTTTACCGCACTGGCGCTCAGCAATGATGCCAGCCATGGGCAAAAAAACAAACCAACCGGCGATCCGACCGAAATTGCCCTATATCAAGCTGCGTTGGCTGCGGGATTTGACAAGGCTGTACTGCAAATCGGCGCACCACGCCTGATGGAACTGCCGTTCGATTCCGAGCGTAAGCGCATGACCACGTTTCATCGCCATCAGCAAGGCAGCATTGCCTATACCAAAGGCGCGCCGGAAAGCCTGCTACCGCGCTGCATAGCCATGCTCACTGCCGCCGGGGAGGTGGCTTTTACCGTTGATGATTTATTGCAGCAGGCCGAACGCATGGCAGCAGATGGCTTACGCGTACTGGCAGTCGCCTATCGCACCTGGCCGGAACTACCCAACGCTGACGAGACAGAATCGATAGAAAGCAATCTGGTATGTCTTGGTTTAATCGGCCTGATGGATCCCCCGCGACATGAGGCCAAGGAAGCTGTTGCCATGTGCAAATCTGCCGGAATAGTTCCGGTCATGATTACCGGCGACCATCCGGCTACCGCACGCGCCATTGCCATGCGCCTGGGCATTATTGCCGATGGCGGTAAAGTTATGACTGGCGCAGAACTGGCGATACTCGCGCAGGCAGAGTTCGAGAAGCTGGTCAGCGAAATTCGCGTGTATGCCCGTGTTGACCCACAACAAAAAATCAGGATTGTGAGTGCCTTGCAGGATAAAGGCGAGTTTGTTGCCATGACCGGCGACGGCGTCAATGATGCGCCCGCGCTCAAACGTGCTGATATCGGCATCGCCATGGGCAAGGGCGGCACCGACGTGGCGCGTGAAGCATCGGCTCTGGTGCTGCTGGATGACAATTTCGCCACCATCGTGCATGCCGTGCGTGAAGGACGGCGCATCTTTGACAATATCCGCAAGTTCATCAAATACGTAATGACCGGTAATGCGGGAGAAGTCTGGACCATTTTTCTGGCCCCATTTCTTGGCCTGCCTATCCCGTTGCTACCCATCCATATCCTGTGGATCAACCTGGTCACCGATGGCTTGCCCGGTCTGGCACTGACTGCAGAACCTGCTGAAAAAGGCCTCATGTGCCGCCCGCCTCGTCCACCTCAGGAAAGCATTTTCTCCCATGGCATGTGGCAGCATATGTTGTGGGTGGGACTGCTGATTGGCGCGGTGTCGCTCATCACCCAGGCATGGGCATTCCATACTGGCTCAGCACACTGGCAGACCATGGTATTCACCGTGCTGTGTCTGTCGCAGATGGCGCATGTGCTGGCGATCCGTTCGGACACCCTGTCGTTATTCAAGCAGGGAATATTCTCCAATCCCATGCTGGCAGGGGCGGTAGTTCTCACTTTTGCACTGCAGATGGCAACAATTTATGTGCCAGTGCTGCAGCCTGTTTTCAAAACGCAAGCACTCAGCTTCAGCGAACTGGCTGTGTGTCTGGCGCTGTCATCCGTTGTGTTTTTTGCTGTCGAAATGGAAAAATTATTAATACGCAAAGGTCTGCTCTATCAGAACAATCAAGCCGGATAACAGCTTGATCAAGTTTCCGATAAGTTGCTTTCGATCAAAGTAGCGCGCGTGCTGTGTTAAAATATTCAGGATATTGTCGACGTATAAGCGAGGAATCTTAAGTTGATTGAACTCTCTATCAATGGCACAAGCAAACAACTGCAAGCAGCCCACACTGTCGCGGAGCTCATCACCGAGCTGGAGCTGACTGGCAAACGCATTGCCATCGAATGCAATGGCGAAATCGTGCCGCGCAGTTTATTTGCAACCACTCCACTCCATAACGGCGACCAACTGGAAATTGTAGTCGCCGTAGGTGGTGGTTAATTCGCTCAATAAGGAACAATTAAGGCATTTATGGACAAGCTAATTATTGCTGGCAAAAGCTACGACTCACGGTTACTGGTAGGCACCGGAAAATACAAGGATTTTGACGAAACCCGACTCGCGGTAGAAGCCAGCGGCGCAGAGATCGTCACCGTGGCGATACGTCGCACCAATATCGGCCAGGATGCGAACCAGCCGAGCCTGCTCGACGCCCTGCCCCCCAGCCGTTACACCTACCTGCCCAATACCGCAGGCTGCTATAGCGCTGAAGATGCAGTACGCACCTTGCGTCTGGCGCGCGAACTGCTGGATGGACACGACCTAGTGAAACTGGAAGTGCTGGGCGACCCGAAAAGCCTGTACCCCAACGTGGTGGAAACCATCAAGGCCGCCGAAATCCTGATCAAGGAAGGCTTCAAGGTCATGGTCTACACCTCGGACGACCCCATTATCGCCAAACAGTTCGAAGCCATGGGCTGTGTGGCAGTGATGCCACTGGCCTCGCTGATCGGCTCGGGCATGGGCATCCTGAACCCGTGGAATTTGCAGATCATCATCAACGAACTGCAGGTACCAGTGATAGTCGATGCCGGTGTCGGTACCGCCAGCGATGCGGCGATTGCGATGGAACTGGGTTGTGCCGGTGTGTTGATGAATACCGCTATCGCCGGTGCGCAGCATCCGGTGCTGATGGCCAGCGCGATGAAAAAAGCCGTACAGGCCGGTCGCGAAGCTTATCTGGCCGGGCGCATGCCGAAGAAAATCTACACTGCCAGCCCGTCTTCCCCTACCAGCGGCGTGATTGGTTCCTGATGTCCGATTCTGAAAAACCAAGCTCTGAGAAACCAAGCCCGGTCGGTCGCCCCATACGTAGCTTTGTATTGCGTCAGGGGCGCATGTCAATCGCGCAGCAACGTGCCCACGATCAGTTACAAGCGGTGTACGGTATTCCTTACGCTGCGCAGCCACTGGATTTAACCGCAACCTTTGGCCGCAGCGCGCCGAAGATACTGGAAATCGGTTTCGGCATGGGTGATGCAACTGCCGCCATCGCTGCAGCGCATCCCGAGAATGATTATCTGGGTATCGAAGTACATGGCCCCGGCGTCGGCAGCCTGCTCAACCAGATTGAGCAACGCGGCCTCAGTAATCTGCGCATCGTGCAACATGATGCAGTAGAGGTGCTCAACCACATGATTGCGGATAACAGCCTGGCAGGTGTACATATTTTCTTCCCGGATCCCTGGCATAAAACACGCCACCATAAACGGCGCCTGATCAAACCTGAATTTGTCGCACTGATCACCCGCAAACTTGCAGCAGGTGGGTATCTGCACTGTGCCACTGACTGGGAAGATTACGCCACGCAGATCCTGCAGGTGTTATCCACCCAACCGGCGCTCGCCAATACGGCAACGGATTATGCACCGCGTCCGGAGTACCGGCCCTTAACCAAATTCGAACAGCGCGGCATCCGCCTCGGGCACGGCGTATGGGATATCGTCTTCAAAAAATCCGAATAAATGCTGTTTAATATCCCGATCGAATTCCTGCTGTTTGCCGGCACCTTGCTGGGCGTGGCCGTCTGGCATGAACGCAATCTGCAGATCGCCGTAGGGGGGCTGTTCAGTATCGTCGGTTACAAACTGTGGGCGCAACATTTCGCCCTGCTCCCGCACTTCACCCATGAGGCACCGCTGATACTGAATCTGCTGGGCCTGCTGCTCGGTTTTGCCATCCTCGCCAAGCATTTTGAAGAATCCGGACTGCCTGATTTAATGCCCCGTTATTTACCGGATGACTGGAAAGGCGGCTGGCTATTACTGATCATGATCGCGGTCATTTCCAGCTTCCTCGACAATATTGCCGCCGCCATCCTCGGCGGCGTGGTTGCCCGCCGTGTATTTGCCGGACGTGTCAGCGTCGGTTATCTGGCTGCCATCGTCGCAGCCAGCAATGCCGGTGGCGCTGGCTCGGTTGTCGGCGACACCACCACGACCATGATGTGGATCGCCGGCGTACCTGCACTCCATGTTACTAAAGCATTCATTGCTTCAGCCGTGGCCATGACCGTGGTCGGCATCTTTGCCAGCCGCGCCCAGCAGCGTTACCAACCCATCCGCAAAGACCCACCTGCCAGCAGCATGGTAGACGGTATCGAACTGAGCGTTGTCAGCAGCGTCATCGCGACACGTCTGATCACCGTCGCCCTGATCATAGCCGGCGCAGCAACCAGCAATATCCTGCTGGATTTCCCGGCAGCGGGCGCATGGCTGGCCATCCTGATAGGTGCCTGGTTCCACCCCATCCCCTGGCGTGAAGCACGCAATGCCTTTGGCGGGGCTATTTTCCTGATTGCGCTGGTACTCTCCGCATCGCTCATGCCGGTAGCGGCATTACCTGC harbors:
- the trmB gene encoding tRNA (guanosine(46)-N7)-methyltransferase TrmB encodes the protein MSDSEKPSSEKPSPVGRPIRSFVLRQGRMSIAQQRAHDQLQAVYGIPYAAQPLDLTATFGRSAPKILEIGFGMGDATAAIAAAHPENDYLGIEVHGPGVGSLLNQIEQRGLSNLRIVQHDAVEVLNHMIADNSLAGVHIFFPDPWHKTRHHKRRLIKPEFVALITRKLAAGGYLHCATDWEDYATQILQVLSTQPALANTATDYAPRPEYRPLTKFEQRGIRLGHGVWDIVFKKSE
- a CDS encoding SLC13 family permease; the protein is MLFNIPIEFLLFAGTLLGVAVWHERNLQIAVGGLFSIVGYKLWAQHFALLPHFTHEAPLILNLLGLLLGFAILAKHFEESGLPDLMPRYLPDDWKGGWLLLIMIAVISSFLDNIAAAILGGVVARRVFAGRVSVGYLAAIVAASNAGGAGSVVGDTTTTMMWIAGVPALHVTKAFIASAVAMTVVGIFASRAQQRYQPIRKDPPASSMVDGIELSVVSSVIATRLITVALIIAGAATSNILLDFPAAGAWLAILIGAWFHPIPWREARNAFGGAIFLIALVLSASLMPVAALPAASWHTTLGLGFVSAVFDNIPLTALALTQGGYDWGLLAFAVGYGGSMIWFGSSAGVAIASSFPEAKNTGLWLKQGWYVPVGYVLGYFTLLLLLGWHPDILQAK
- the thiS gene encoding sulfur carrier protein ThiS, with the protein product MIELSINGTSKQLQAAHTVAELITELELTGKRIAIECNGEIVPRSLFATTPLHNGDQLEIVVAVGGG
- a CDS encoding calcium-translocating P-type ATPase, PMCA-type, whose protein sequence is MLDTSGHSPIMEKTPQTEQPNLHLHWHEISGAETMHALKADAQSGLASDEASARLIQHGPNLLAEKPKRSLQRLLLEQFSDFMILVLIGAAIISGMVGDVQDSIVIVIIVLTNAIIGFVQEFRAERAMAALHAMAAANASVMRNGEAMTLPASEIVPGDIVILEAGNVVPANLRLLEVAQLKIDEAALTGESLAAEKNIQALSGASSALGDRKNIAYKGTVVTYGRARGVAVATGMHTELGRIATSLQEIGDLKTPLQQRLARFSKRLALIVLAICAIVFVVGVMRGEPVVLMFLTAMSLAVAAIPEALPAVVTIALALGAHKMVKQHALIRRLPAVETLGSVTYICSDKTGTLTQNKMQVEEIFVDGQLLRDWHNMMLGDTHKLLFTALALSNDASHGQKNKPTGDPTEIALYQAALAAGFDKAVLQIGAPRLMELPFDSERKRMTTFHRHQQGSIAYTKGAPESLLPRCIAMLTAAGEVAFTVDDLLQQAERMAADGLRVLAVAYRTWPELPNADETESIESNLVCLGLIGLMDPPRHEAKEAVAMCKSAGIVPVMITGDHPATARAIAMRLGIIADGGKVMTGAELAILAQAEFEKLVSEIRVYARVDPQQKIRIVSALQDKGEFVAMTGDGVNDAPALKRADIGIAMGKGGTDVAREASALVLLDDNFATIVHAVREGRRIFDNIRKFIKYVMTGNAGEVWTIFLAPFLGLPIPLLPIHILWINLVTDGLPGLALTAEPAEKGLMCRPPRPPQESIFSHGMWQHMLWVGLLIGAVSLITQAWAFHTGSAHWQTMVFTVLCLSQMAHVLAIRSDTLSLFKQGIFSNPMLAGAVVLTFALQMATIYVPVLQPVFKTQALSFSELAVCLALSSVVFFAVEMEKLLIRKGLLYQNNQAG
- a CDS encoding thiazole synthase, whose protein sequence is MDKLIIAGKSYDSRLLVGTGKYKDFDETRLAVEASGAEIVTVAIRRTNIGQDANQPSLLDALPPSRYTYLPNTAGCYSAEDAVRTLRLARELLDGHDLVKLEVLGDPKSLYPNVVETIKAAEILIKEGFKVMVYTSDDPIIAKQFEAMGCVAVMPLASLIGSGMGILNPWNLQIIINELQVPVIVDAGVGTASDAAIAMELGCAGVLMNTAIAGAQHPVLMASAMKKAVQAGREAYLAGRMPKKIYTASPSSPTSGVIGS